In Terriglobales bacterium, the sequence TCTGCTCGAAGAATGCGCAGCGGCGGTTTCCCGAGTCTTGCAGAAACCCCGCCCTGATACAGATCATCCGATTCGCGATCTCCAGGCATATCTCTTTAGGGCATTCCTTCGACGCGTCAATAGGACCAAGCGCCGCATGCCATCGCTAGCAAACCCAACCAATACTTCAGAGGCTGATTTCGGCGCAGCACAGAACTTCGAGGAGAAGATCCTCGTTGATGAACTGTTGACTCGCTGCGATCCGGTCACGCGCGATATGTTTATTCGTCGCAACCAAGGATTTTCGTGGAAAGAAATTGGGGAAATTTATTCAATTTCGGCGCACGCTGCAGAATCGAGATTTAGCCAAGCTCTGCAGCGTGTGCGAAGGAAACTTGGGCTCGGTTCATGAGAGCACGTCTCAATAACGACGAGCTTCTGCGATTCGCAGACTCTTATTTGCGGGAAGCGTTTCCAAATCCGGACCGCACCGGCTGTCCTGCAGATGGGCAATTGCGCGACTTGGCGGCAAAGCCGAGTGCAACAAAAGCAGTCCTCACCGAGCACATTTCTTGCTGTTCACCGTGCTATCAACGTTATGCAGAATTGCTTCAGGCGCAGAAAGCCGTCGCGTCTGCCCGCCAGCTCCGGGCAAGTAGCTGGCGTATTTGGCGAACCAGGTTCGTTTGGGCGAGCGCTACTGTCCTTGCGTTGCTCGCGATCGTTGCAATTCTGATATTCACGCGACCAACATCAAAACCAATTTCATATTCAGCCTTTACGCTGAATTTGCAAGATTTGTCGCCGTCACGTGGAGGCGGGCCGGAATCGGGCATTCGCGAAAGCCAAGTTCCACAGGCGCCTCTGGATGCAAGCATTCAGCTTCCCGTGGGTAGCGAGGAGGGAGCCTATCAAGTCTCGCTTCGTTCGGGTCCGAACGTCCTCTGGTCGAAAGTTGTACACGCACGCTTGCGAAACAATGTACTTACGCTCCAAACCCAAATCGATCTGCGTCCTTTTTCGCTCGGCAAATATGAAATTACAGTCGAGTCGGCGAATGGACTGCGATTTGTGCAACCCATTCAGCTAATCAGATCGAATCAGCCCGTTTCGCATTCTGGCTGGCGAGACAGGCTGATGGCTTCCGTTGCATCTCGGCTAATTTCGATTCGTTTGCCACGCGCGTCGCGCAAGCAGTCGGTCTCTCCCGGCTTCGCTAATCAAGATACCGGGCAACTCCTGACTGAAGCAGACCGCCTAGCCTGGTTGGGAAAT encodes:
- a CDS encoding sigma-70 family RNA polymerase sigma factor; the protein is MAGESKSGKRFQVSPIDRFGRAIDPVVLDAAVQIGPRAMAHAEKLLADPAIAANLLEECAAAVSRVLQKPRPDTDHPIRDLQAYLFRAFLRRVNRTKRRMPSLANPTNTSEADFGAAQNFEEKILVDELLTRCDPVTRDMFIRRNQGFSWKEIGEIYSISAHAAESRFSQALQRVRRKLGLGS